The nucleotide window CCGCCTGGCTGCCGTCGACTAGCACCGGCACGCCCTTTTCATGGGCGGCGTCGGTGATCGCCTTGATATCCACCTTGGTGCCCAGAACGTTCGACAGATGCGTGATCGCAACCAGTTTCGTTTTCGGCCCGATGGCGTCGATCACCTTTTGCGTGTCCAGCGCGCCGGTGCTGTCGGTATCCACCCATTTCAGCGCCACGCCCTGACGTTCGCGCAGGAAATGCCAGGGCACGATGTTGGCGTGATGCTCCATCACCGACAGCACGATCTCGTCGCCCGCCTCCATCCGGGGCATGGCCCAGCCATAGGCGACCATGTTGATCCCCTCGGTGGTCCCGGAATTCAGCACGATCTGGTCCTCGTCCGCCACGCCCAGGAAGCGCGCGATGATGCCGCGCACGCCCTCGTATTTCTCGGTCGCCAGGTTCGACAGGTAGTGCAGCCCGCGATGGACATTGGCGTATTCTTCCGAATAGGCCCGCGTGATCGCGTCGATCACCACCTGCGGTTTCTGCGCGCTGGCGCCATTGTCGAGATAGACCAGCGGCTTGCCGTTCACCTCTCGCGACAGGATCGGAAAGTCGCGGCGGATCGCCTCGATATCGTACATCTCAGATAGCTCCTGTAAATCCGCCCGCGATGCCGCCGATGACGCCCATGATGATCGAAAGGCCGATCAGCACGCCGAATATGGCGACGATCATCACGCCGAAGGCCTTCAGCGGGCTGTCGAAGGCGTGCGCCACGTCCAGCATGTTGGACACCGCCCACATCCACCACACGAGGAAGACCAGCAGTCCCAGCGACGACACGAAGGGGATGAAAAGGCCCAGAATGGTAAACCCGGCCACCAGCACGAAGCTGACCGCCTGCAACAAGGTGACCACGGCCAGCACCTCGGGGACCGTGCCCCGGCCGCCAAGCGCGCGGCCGATCCAGAACAGCATGAAGACCGAAAAGACCGCCCGCGCCCATTGCATGCCAGCGAAGATCAGCGGCGAGCTGTAGACCGGCGACGCTTCCAGCATACGCCCCAGGTCGCCCTCGGGCATCGGCGCGGCCTGCACCAGCGCGGCGACCAGCGCAGAGGTCACGACCGAAATCAGCGACAGCGCGATCCACAGCGCCTGAACCGGCCACCTCAGGGCGATCATTTGCTCGGCGCCCATGCGCGGGTCGCGGATGGTGGTTGCGAAAAGGGGTTTCAGCACCGCCGCGTTCATGTCTGCCCCCATCCGGCTTCGCGCAGGTCGGACAGCCAGACCCACAGAAACGCCACAAGCCATATCGCGCCCACCGCCGTCAAGCCCGGGCCGGGGCCGATGAACCCCGCCACGAGGCCATGCAGCAGCTTGATCGGGCTGGCCACCAGCCACGCCCAGAACAGCGCCAGCCGCGTGGCATAGGTCGAGGCGCGCCCGCCCATCAGGCGCAGCACAAGCTGGGTGATCGTCCCGATGGCGTAGAAGATCAGCGGCGCGATGAAGATCCACCCCAGCAGCGCCCCGCCCAGCATCGGGTTCAGCTCCTGCCCGGTCAGGTGCGCCTCGCGCGCCAGGCGCGGCCATTCGGACACGAAGAAGATCGCGCAGCCGGCCATCAGGATGGCCAGCGCACGCCCTTCATTCGCGCCCATCGCCAGCAGGCGACGGAACACCGTTCGCGGGCCGCGATAGGCGGCCACGATATCGGTGGTGACCGGCATCAGCCGCGCCGCCGCACCAGCCAGCCTTCGAGGCGCTCGACGATCCCGTCGCGCAGGCCCTCGTCCTCGATCTCTTCCACCGCCTCGGCCAGGAAGGCCAGCGTCAGAAGGTCGGTGGCGATGGGCCTGGGCACGCCGCGCGCGCGCAGGTAAAAGAGCGCCTCCTCGTCGATCGCGCCCGAGGTCGAGCCATGCGAGCAGGCCACATCGTCGGCGTAGATTTCCAGCTCCGGCTTGGCCAGGAACTCGCTGTCGCCATCCAGCAGCAGCGACTGGCTGATCTGGTAACCGTCGGTCTTCTGCGCGCCCGCTTTCACCAGGATCTTACCCTGGAAGACGCCGGTGGCACCGTTGCGCAGGACCTTCTTGAACACCTGCCGGCTTTCGCAATTCTCGGCGTCATGGGTGATGAAGACGGTGTCGTCATGGTGGAAATCACCGTCGCCCACGCAGGCGCCCGCGACATGCGCAATGGCATCGTCGCCGGTCAGCTCGATCACGCATTCATTGCGCGTCAGCACGCCGTTGGCGGTCATGGTGAACGACTTGAAGGCGCTTTCCCGTCCCAGCCGCGCGAAGATATGCGTGACCGCGCGCCGCTCGTGGTCGCGCCCTTGCGTGCGCACGTGGTTGAACGCGGCGGTGTCGGCCACCTCGACCTCCATCACCTTGTTGAACCGCGCGGCGGCGGGACCGTTTTCCAGCACGGTCAACTCGGCGCCCGAATCCAGCTTGATCACGTGGTGCAGGATCGCGTCGGAAGTCTCTGATTCGTGGTGATAAATCAGGTTTATCGGCTTCGATGCCTTGCCGGTCACGTGGATCAGCACGCCGTCAGTGGCGGCCGCCGTGTTGAGCGTCGCGAGGGGCCGCGCCACCGGCGTCTGGCCATTCGTTTCCAGCGCGCCGTAAAGGTCCTTGGCCCAGTGAATGTCGGCCTGCCCGGCCTCGGCCAGACGGTCGATCTTCACGCCTTCGAGGCTCAGGTCGTCGCTGGCATCCGCGTCGAACACACCGTCGCGGAACACGATCTTCAGGCGCTCGACATCGTCGAACATCTCGGTCTCGTCGCTCTCGAACACCGCGGCCTTGGGCGCCTCGGCGTCGACCAGCGTGTCGGGGCGGGTGAATTTCCAGTATTCATCCCGCGCGTGCGGCAGGCCCGCGGCCCGCAGCCGCGCCAGCGCATCCTCGCGCGGCGCTTTCGTCCAGCCCGACGCCTCGGGCAGGCTCAGCGCGGCAAGGCGCGCCTCAGTGGCGTCCTGTTTCGCTTGGGGCAAGGCCATTACGCCACCTCCGCCTTGATCTCGGCATACCCGTTCTTCTCGACCTCAAGGGCCAGTTCAGGCCCGCCGGTTTTAACGATGCGGCCATCGGACATGATGTGCACCACG belongs to Roseovarius sp. THAF27 and includes:
- a CDS encoding Yip1 family protein; the protein is MNAAVLKPLFATTIRDPRMGAEQMIALRWPVQALWIALSLISVVTSALVAALVQAAPMPEGDLGRMLEASPVYSSPLIFAGMQWARAVFSVFMLFWIGRALGGRGTVPEVLAVVTLLQAVSFVLVAGFTILGLFIPFVSSLGLLVFLVWWMWAVSNMLDVAHAFDSPLKAFGVMIVAIFGVLIGLSIIMGVIGGIAGGFTGAI
- the sufD gene encoding Fe-S cluster assembly protein SufD codes for the protein MALPQAKQDATEARLAALSLPEASGWTKAPREDALARLRAAGLPHARDEYWKFTRPDTLVDAEAPKAAVFESDETEMFDDVERLKIVFRDGVFDADASDDLSLEGVKIDRLAEAGQADIHWAKDLYGALETNGQTPVARPLATLNTAAATDGVLIHVTGKASKPINLIYHHESETSDAILHHVIKLDSGAELTVLENGPAAARFNKVMEVEVADTAAFNHVRTQGRDHERRAVTHIFARLGRESAFKSFTMTANGVLTRNECVIELTGDDAIAHVAGACVGDGDFHHDDTVFITHDAENCESRQVFKKVLRNGATGVFQGKILVKAGAQKTDGYQISQSLLLDGDSEFLAKPELEIYADDVACSHGSTSGAIDEEALFYLRARGVPRPIATDLLTLAFLAEAVEEIEDEGLRDGIVERLEGWLVRRRG
- a CDS encoding cysteine desulfurase, encoding MYDIEAIRRDFPILSREVNGKPLVYLDNGASAQKPQVVIDAITRAYSEEYANVHRGLHYLSNLATEKYEGVRGIIARFLGVADEDQIVLNSGTTEGINMVAYGWAMPRMEAGDEIVLSVMEHHANIVPWHFLRERQGVALKWVDTDSTGALDTQKVIDAIGPKTKLVAITHLSNVLGTKVDIKAITDAAHEKGVPVLVDGSQAAVHMPVNLDELGVDFYAITGHKLYGPSGSGAIFVHKDRLAEMRPFMGGGDMIREVSKDEVTYADPPMKFEAGTPGIVQTIGLGVALEYMMGLGMENIAAHEDRLRDYAVGRLGGLNWLQVQGQTPDKAAIFSFTLDGAAHAHDISTILDKKGVAVRAGHHCAGPLMDHIGLTATCRASFGLYNTEAEVDALIDALELAHELFA
- a CDS encoding YIP1 family protein, with amino-acid sequence MPVTTDIVAAYRGPRTVFRRLLAMGANEGRALAILMAGCAIFFVSEWPRLAREAHLTGQELNPMLGGALLGWIFIAPLIFYAIGTITQLVLRLMGGRASTYATRLALFWAWLVASPIKLLHGLVAGFIGPGPGLTAVGAIWLVAFLWVWLSDLREAGWGQT